One Microbacterium marinum genomic window, CCGTGGGCGCGGAAAGCGGCGTCGCGCTGACCGCGGAATCCGGGCTCACCGTCGGGACGAGCATCGACGATGTACGCGCGCTCGGTCCCGACGAGGAGGTCGAGCTCAGCGACGGCAGAGTCCGCATCTTCTTCGGGACGGAACGCGACGGCTTCGACACGGCCGAGGGCGGCGAAGGCGAGTACGCACTCATCATCGGTGCCGTCGAGGAGGGCGCCGTCGACGAGATCATCTATCGCCCGTTCTCCCGGCTCTGACGCTGACGCAACCGACCCGGGCGCCCGGCACCGGCGTAGCCTAGAAGGGTGATCCCTTCCGCCCTGCCCGACGCCGCGACGTTCGACGCCGCCGCGCTCCGCGCGGACTTCCCGATCCTGCAGCAGCAGGTGAACGGGCATCCTCTCGTCTACCTCGATTCCGGTGCGACGAGCCAGAAGCCGCGCCAGGTGCTCCAGGCGGAATACGACTTCCTCACGCGCAGCAACGCGGCCGTGCACCGCGGCGCGCACACCCTCGCCGCCGAGGCGACCGACCTCTTCGAAGACGCCCGCACGGCCGTCGCGCGCTTCGTCGGAGCCCTGCCGGAGCAGCTCGTGTGGACGGCGGGCGCGACGCTCGGCCTCAACCTCGTCGCCTACGCGATCGGCAACGCGACCGTCGGGCGCGGAGCCCCGGCATCCGCTCGATTCGCCCTCACGGCGGGCGATGAGATCGTCACGACCGAGATCGAGCACCACGCGAACCTCATCCCCTGGCAGGAGCTCGCCGCTCGCACCGGTGCCACGCTGCGCCACATCCCGGTGCACGACGACGGGACCCTCGACCTGGATGCCGCTGCCGGGATCATCGGCGAGCGCACCCGGATCGTCGCGTTCACCCACGTGTCGAACGTGCTCGGCATCGTCAACCCGGTCGCCGAGATCGTGTCGCTCGCGCAGGCCGTCGGAGCCCTCACCGTGCTCGACGCCTGCCAGTCGGCGCCGCACCTCCCGCTCGACCTCCCCGCGCTCGGCGTCGACCTCGCCGTCTTCAGCGGGCACAAGATGCTCGGCCCCTACGGCGTCGGCGGCCTCTACGGGCGTAGTGAGATCCTCGAAGCCCTGCCGCCCTTCCTCACAGGCGGATCGATGATCACCACGGTCACCCTCGACGAGGCCGGATACCTTCCGCCGCCGCAGCGCTTCGAAGCGGGAACGCAGCCCATCGGGCCCGCGATCGGCCTGGCCGCCGCTGTGTCGTATCTGCAGGATGCCGGGCTCGAGTCCGTCCACGCGCACGAGGTGCGCCTCGCTGAGCGCATGCGCGCCGGTCTCGTCGAGATCCCCGGCATCCGCCTGCTCGGCGACGCCGAGGGCGTAGAGCGTGTGGGCCTGTGGGCGTTCGACGTCGAAGGCGTGCACGCGCACGACGCCGGCCAGTTCCTCGATGCCCAGGGCATCGCCGTGCGGGTGGGGCACCACTGCGCCGCGCCGCTCCACCGCCGCTTCGGCATGACCGCGTCGGTTCGCGCTTCGCTCGCGCTCTACAACACCGAGTCCGACGTCGACGCCTTCCTCGATGCCGTCAGCGGCATCCGCACCTATTTCGGAGTGAACGCATGAACGGACTCGACTCGCTCTATCAGGAGCTGATCCTCGACCACTCGAAGCACCCGCACGGACAGGGCCTCGCGCCCGAAGAGGGGCGCACGGCCAGCTCGCACCAGCACAACCCGATGTGCGGCGACGACATCACCCTCCGCGTGCGTGTGGACGACGCCGGCCAGCGGCTCGTCGACCTGTCGTGGGAGGGGTCGGGCTGCTCCATCTCGCAGGCGTCGGCGTCGATGTTGGCGGCGCTCGTCGAGGAGGACGGCGGCGAGGAAGGCCTTCCGCGTGAGGACGCCACCCGCCTGATCGAGGGCTTCCGCGAGGCGCTCCGCTCGCGGGGGACGATCCCGCTCGACGAGGAGACGTACGCGGATGCGGCCGCCCTCTCCGGCGTCTCGAAGTTCTCCGCCCGCGTGAAGTGTGCGATGCTCGCCTGGGTCGCCCTCGAGGACGCGCTCGCCCGCGCCTGACTCCCGGTGGCGGCCGCCTGCCGCTTGCGCGCCGCCGACAGGCGGCCGGTCAGGCGGCCTGCAGCACCTCGGACTCGAGCCGGGCGTACGAGGTCTCCATGCCGTCGGACATGCCGGTGGCGAGGATCATGTCGCGGGTCTCCTTGTCGGGGTACTCGATGAGGAGGGTGAGGAGGGTCGCGCCGTCCTCCTCGTAGAGCTGCAGGTCGTTGAGGGTCGACGGCCCCTCCATCCCCGACATCTTCTCGGTCGTCACCGCGCGACGCGGCGCGTCGACCAGGACGGCTTCGCCCTCGAAACCGAACGCGGTCTCGGGCTGGCCCTCCTGCTCCCAGGCGTACCGGTACTGCGCGCCCACCTCGTTCGCGGGCTCCGCGACGGTCATCACCCATCCGTCGGGACCGAGCAGCCACTTCCGCAGCAGCTCCGACTCGTGATGCGCGCGCCAGACGAGCTCGCGCGAGCCCTCCACGAGTCGGGTGATGCGGACGTGGGTGTCGTCGAGCAGCTCGACGACGGTCCCCTTGCCCTTCGAGTACTCGCGGAGGTCGTGGAGCACCGCGTCGAGCTGCGACATCGCGAGGCGCGAACCCTCGACGGCGCCCATGGCAACGACCTGCTCCAGCGCTTCGGCCGAGGTGAAGTGGGTCACGTTCGACAGGCGGGAGCCTCCCGGAGTCTCGTCGAACGAGAACACCATGCGCATCGAGGGGAAGTCCGCGAGCGGCTGCCCGTCGGCGTCGGCGAACGCGTCGATGACCTCGAAGCTGCGGCCGTCGTCGATGGCGAGGAACTCCCATGTGCCGCGGGAGGTCTCACCGTGCGGGCTCGTCATGGCGTAGTGCGCATGCCCGCCGACGGTGAAGTCGAAGGCGGTGAAGGTGGCCGGCCATCCCGGGGGACCCCAGAAGCGCTCGAGCTGACGCGGCTGGGTGAAGGCGCGCCAGAGCCGGTCGACGGGGGCGTCGAGATCGGCCGTGAGGGTCATGGTGAGAGCCTCGGGATCGGTGGTGATGTCGGTGACGGGCATGTCCTTCTCCTTCGTCGGATGGATGCTGCGTGGTCTGCGGTCGGATGTGTTCAGGTGTGGTCGTCGGGCTCGGCGAGCAGCGCGTCGAGGCGGTCGATGCGCGTCCGCCAGAGGTCTTCGTAGCGGCTGAGGAGCGCGCGGGCGCGGGCGATCATGGCCGGATCCGCCCGCACGAGTCGCTCCCGGCCGTCGGCGCGCTTGACGATGAGTTCGGCCGCCTCGAGGACGGCGACGTGCTTCTGCACCGCCGCGAACGACATGTCGTACTCGGCCGCGAGGGTCGAGACGGACTGCTCGCGCTCGATCGTGCGGCGCAGGATGTCGCGCCGCGTGGCGGTCGCGAGGGCGTGGAACACCCGGTCGATCTGCTCATCGGTCAGCTCGCTTCGTGCGGAGGTCTTATGTGTAACCATTTGGTTGTACGTTAGGCCCGGCCGCGGCGCGCGTCAAGACCTCTCTTCCCGTCGCGAGCCGACGCAAAATGCTCCGTTCGGGGCAAAGCCACGACGATTCGCGTCGGGTCGGCGATTGCTGAGCGGATGCC contains:
- the sufU gene encoding Fe-S cluster assembly sulfur transfer protein SufU; the encoded protein is MNGLDSLYQELILDHSKHPHGQGLAPEEGRTASSHQHNPMCGDDITLRVRVDDAGQRLVDLSWEGSGCSISQASASMLAALVEEDGGEEGLPREDATRLIEGFREALRSRGTIPLDEETYADAAALSGVSKFSARVKCAMLAWVALEDALARA
- a CDS encoding ArsR/SmtB family transcription factor, whose protein sequence is MVTHKTSARSELTDEQIDRVFHALATATRRDILRRTIEREQSVSTLAAEYDMSFAAVQKHVAVLEAAELIVKRADGRERLVRADPAMIARARALLSRYEDLWRTRIDRLDALLAEPDDHT
- a CDS encoding SufS family cysteine desulfurase codes for the protein MIPSALPDAATFDAAALRADFPILQQQVNGHPLVYLDSGATSQKPRQVLQAEYDFLTRSNAAVHRGAHTLAAEATDLFEDARTAVARFVGALPEQLVWTAGATLGLNLVAYAIGNATVGRGAPASARFALTAGDEIVTTEIEHHANLIPWQELAARTGATLRHIPVHDDGTLDLDAAAGIIGERTRIVAFTHVSNVLGIVNPVAEIVSLAQAVGALTVLDACQSAPHLPLDLPALGVDLAVFSGHKMLGPYGVGGLYGRSEILEALPPFLTGGSMITTVTLDEAGYLPPPQRFEAGTQPIGPAIGLAAAVSYLQDAGLESVHAHEVRLAERMRAGLVEIPGIRLLGDAEGVERVGLWAFDVEGVHAHDAGQFLDAQGIAVRVGHHCAAPLHRRFGMTASVRASLALYNTESDVDAFLDAVSGIRTYFGVNA
- a CDS encoding SRPBCC family protein; the protein is MPVTDITTDPEALTMTLTADLDAPVDRLWRAFTQPRQLERFWGPPGWPATFTAFDFTVGGHAHYAMTSPHGETSRGTWEFLAIDDGRSFEVIDAFADADGQPLADFPSMRMVFSFDETPGGSRLSNVTHFTSAEALEQVVAMGAVEGSRLAMSQLDAVLHDLREYSKGKGTVVELLDDTHVRITRLVEGSRELVWRAHHESELLRKWLLGPDGWVMTVAEPANEVGAQYRYAWEQEGQPETAFGFEGEAVLVDAPRRAVTTEKMSGMEGPSTLNDLQLYEEDGATLLTLLIEYPDKETRDMILATGMSDGMETSYARLESEVLQAA